Within the Mucilaginibacter sp. CSA2-8R genome, the region AATCACGCACCCTAAAACCATAATTACCGGCGGCATCCGCGAAAACGAATGTGCCGAGCTGGTACGTGATTTCTTTAGAAAAAAACGCACTAAAAGTTAACATTCTGCTGAACAATTATGAAGGTCAACCCTTTATATTTGCACTGTACATCATTTTTTAACCTTAAAAAATAGTCTTATGGCATTTGAATTACCGGCGTTACCATACGCTACTGACGCACTGGAACCGCATATTGATAAAGCTACTATGGAGATACACCATGGCAAGCACCACCAAGCTTATGTAACCAACCTGAACAAAGCTCTGGAAGGCAAACCTGAAGCTAACAGCAGCATCGAAGATATTGTAAAAAACATTTCTAAATACCCTGCTGCTGTACGTAACAACGGTGGCGGTCATTATAACCACACTTTATTCTGGACTTTATTATCACCAAATGGTGGTGGCGAACCAACCGGCGAATTAGCTGATGCCATTAAAAGCACCTTTGGTTCATTTGATGAGTTGAAAACCAAAATGAACGAAGCCGGTGCTACCCGTTTCGGTTCGGGCTGGGCATGGTTAGTTGTTACTGCCGACAAAAAATTAGCGGTAACCTCAACCCCTAACCAGGATAACCCATTGATGGACTTACCTGAGATTACCGTAAAAGGCACACCAATTTTAGGTATCGACGTTTGGGAGCATGCCTACTACCTGAAATACCAAAACCGTCGTCCGGATTACTTAGGCGCTATCTGGAACGTTATCAACTGGAATCATGTAGCTGAGCTATACAAAAAAGCTAAATAATCCGCCAGGCACCTCAGTGCTTTTCGGAATACATGATAGAGCGGCAGGGTAAACAATCCTGCCGCTTTTTTTATTTATACAGTTATGAAAAAGCTTGTTTTTCCGGCATTGTTTACTACGCTGCTGTTGCTAAGCAGCTGTGAGGTAGTTGGTGGTATATTTAAGGCCGGCTTTTATACTGGTGTAGTGTTAATTGCATTGGTGCTGGCACTGATCATTTACCTTTTTATTAAATTCAGAGGCGGTAGTAACCGATAATATATATTTTATGAAAGCTGTAGTATTAGTTGGGGCAGATCAGCCCCTTGCGGTAAAAACTGTTGATAAACCTACGCTGGGTGCAGGCGAAGTAGTGGTGCAAATTAAAGCGGCTGCCCTTAACCGCCGCGATTACTGGATAAGCATCGGCAAATATGCCGGTATTAAATATCCTACTATTTTAGGCTCTGACGGTGCAGGTGTTGTAACAGAGGTTGGTGCCGGTGTTGACGAGGCCTGGGTAGGAAAAGAAGTGATTATTAACCCGGGGCATCATTGGGGAAACAACCCCGAAGCGCAATCGGCTGACTTTAAGATAATGGGCTTGCCCGATGATGGCACTTTTGCCGAATATGTAAAGGTAGGCGCTGAGTATCTGCATACCAAGCCTGCTCATTTAACTTTTGAACAAGCTGCCGCCATCCCACTGGCCGCGTTAACTGCCTACCGGGCCTTATTTACTAAAGGGAAAACCCAAGCCGGAAGTAAAGTGCTCATTGTAGGTGCCGGCTCAGGTACCGGTACATTTGCCATACAATTTGCGGCAGCCGCCGGTTGCCAAGTATTTGTAACCTCGGGCACGGGCGAAAAAATTGAAAGAGCCCGTCATTTAGGCGCTGCTGCCGGTGTGAGTTATAAAGCGCAGGACTGGGCCGACGAGTTAAAACATATGGCAGGTGGCTTTGATGTAGTTATAGATAGTGCCTTGGGTAAAGATTTTGCCAAAATACCGGCGCTTTGTAACCCTGGTGCACGTATTGTATTTTTTGGTGCTACAGCGGGTGCCATTCCCGAACTGGAGCCCCGCGTATTATTTTCAAAGCAAATACAATTGTTGGGTACCATGATGGGCAGCCCAGATGATTTTAAAGCTATGCTGGATATGATTAATACACATCAGTTAGTGCCGGTGGTTGACGAGGTTTTTGCTTTGGACGATGCCCAAAAGGCGGTAGATAAAATGGGTAAGTCATCACAATTTGGCAAGTTGGTTTTAAGGGTATCGTAATGCTTAAACTGCGGGTTGAAGCCATACAGCCGGAAACCAGTGATGCCGCCACCTTTTATCTAAAAGAGGCATCGGGCAAAAAGGTAACCTATTTGGCAGGGCAGTTTATTACGCTAATATTTTCGCATCATAACGAAGAAATCAGGAGGTCGTACTCGCTGAGTTCGTCGCCACATGAAGATTTATTGGCTATCACCGTAAAACGGGTAAGCAACGGCGAAATATCGCGTTATCTGCTCGCCCATGCTAAAATAGGTGACATTTGGCAAGCAGTGGAGCCGGCAGGGCGCTTTACGTTACCCCCCAATGTTGACGCAATTAAAACAATAGTCTACTTTGCCGCAGGCGGAGGTATTACGCCGGTATATGCACATTTAAAATACCTGTTACATCAGCATGCACACTGCCGTGTTATTTTATTTTACAGCAATCAAAGCAGTGACAATACCCTATTTAGCGATGAGTTGAAGGCTATTGCAGCGCAGCATCCTGAACAGTTTGCTTTAATTAATATGGTAAGCAGCGAAGGCCGTCGCCTCAATAACGTGATGGCAGAACAGTTGTTTAAACAATATGCAGGCTCTGATTTGCTAAATGCGCATTACTACCTGTGCGGACCATTTACCTACATGCGGATGTTACAGTTGACACTGTTATACATGGGCGTAAATCGCAGCCATATGCATAAAGAAAACTTTGTGCTCGAAACAGTGCCGGTTAATACGAACGCATCTCATTTTATAGCTCAGCCACTACGCATCCGTTACCATAATGAATGGTATAATCTGGTAGTCGGCGAAAATCAGACTATTTTACAGGCGGCCTTGCAAAACCAGTTGCCTTTGCCTTACAGTTGCGCTAATGGTGTATGTGCTGCCTGCGCTGTAAAATGTAAAAGCGGCAAGGTCGCCATCGTAAAAAGTGAAGTACTAACCAATGATGAATTACAACAAGGCTGGATACTCACTTGTACCGGATACGCTGCCAGCAATGATGTAGTATTGGATTTTGATATATGATAACTTAATACGGCAACAGCCAAATACCAGGTGCAAATAAAATAAGCCTTTTTACAACTTTAACTAAGCATGAGCGTAAACATTTTACCCTACCACATTGGTAGATAGGGTTGACGTTCGCTAAATGAAACTTATTTTTTTGATTGTTATACTTTTTTTAAGGTTTACCCCGGTTTATGCCGTAAAGGCTGGCCCATTTCAATCCTACTCGTTTTCACAGATAAACAAAATTAGTACTAAGCCTGGCTTTTTTTTAAATAATGTTACTAACGTTTGCTGTGAACCTGATGGTGATTACCCATTTGATAAGGATCATTTTTTGTTGGTGCTGGCTGGCTGCGGTATAGGTGTATTTGGATTGAGCAAATACGGAGACAAAAACATATCAGAATAATTTCTTTTAGCAGTAGCCATTTGCCCTGCTTTTAACACTTCGGCCACAAATCATAAATTTATAAATTGATTTGCCCGCATCCATCTTAAACAAACCCTGTTGATTTATTGTTACATCCAGTACACTAAAATTCAGATACTATGCAATGGATGGGCAGACGCGAAAGCGGTAATGCAGAAGAAGGCAGCAGCAGTGGCGGCGGTGGCCGTGTAGCTTTAGGCGGTGGTGTAGTAGGCATCATCGGTTTGGTAATCTACTTTTTCACAGGTGTTAACCCGGCGCAGTTACTGCAAAACGGCAACAGCGACAGCCAGGGTCAGGAACAGACAAACACTAAACTGACCACTTCTAAAAACGATGAGCAGAAATTTGCGAGGGTAGTACTGGCAGATACCGAAGATACCTGGAACAAGTTGTTTAAAGACATGGGCCAAAGTTATAAAGAGCCCACCATACACTTTTTTGAAGAAGGTGTAGAAACCTCGGGATGTGGCTTTGCCGGGTCGGCTACCGGACCATTTTATTGCCCGGGCGACCAAAAAGTATACCTCGATCTTGCTTTTTTTCAGGAACTGGAACAAAAATTTGGTGCTTCCGGCGATTTTGCACGTGCCTATGTTATTGCGCATGAGGTAGGCCACCACGTTCAAAAATTGCTGGGTGTATCTGACAAAATGGACCAGGCCCGCCAACAACTTAGCGAAACTGAATACAACAAACTTTCGGTAAAGCTGGAGCTGCAAGCCGATTTTTATGCGGGTGTATGGGCGTACTACGAAAAACAGCGTGGTCTACTCGATCCCGGTGATATTGATGAAGCCTTAAACGCTGCCAGCGCTATTGGTGATGACCGCCTGACCCAAGGCCGTGTATCGCCCGACTCGTTTACCCACGGCACCAGTAAGCAGCGGATGTACTGGTTTAAAAAAGGGTTTGACACCGGTGATGTACGCCAGGGCAATACCTTTGCCGCGCAGGATTTAGACTAACATAACAGCCTTATATATTTGCCGGTTTGCTTAACTTAGCACTCTTTTGCTAACTAAGCAAACCGGCATTACTTTTTTATGAATTTTAAGACCACTATTTACATTTTGGCTGCTGCCTTAACTTTTGCGTCGTGCAAAACGCGTAAGCCGGTAGTAATTATTAATAACAACGAAAAAGTTGCCAAAAGCCAGATAGATAGTTTGGTAGATATGCTTAAGGCCCAGGAGCCGGTAATGCTGAAGGACAGTGCCGGGGTAGCTATTCCGTCGTCGTTTGTAAATACGGTTAACTTTAATTTACGCAAGCCCAATTACGTCATCATTCACCATACTGCCCAGGATTCTACCCAGCAAACTCTCAACACCTTTACGTTGGCCCGTACCCAAGTGAGCGCACATTATGTAATAGGCCGTGATGGTAAAATTGTGCACATGCTCAACGACTACCTGCGCTCGTGGCATGCCGGGGTGAGCAAATGGGGCAGCATCAGCGATATGAATAGCTGCTCTATCGGTATTGAATTAGACAATAACGGACTGCAGCCTTTTGAGGATGCCCAGATTAAAAGCCTGATAGTGCTATTAACACAGCTAAAAAAAGTTTATAACATCCCAACCACCAATTTTATTGGTCATGCTGATATTGCCATTCCCCGTAAAAATGATCCGAGTGCCTATTTTCCATGGAAAACGCTGGCACAAAACGGCTTTGGCTATTGGAGTGACGACGTGCTGGAACTGGCACCGTCAAACTTTGATTACATAGCAGCCCTTAGACTAATTGGGTACGATACCCGTAACCTGCCGGGCGCTATTAAGGCGTTTAAACTGCATTTTATACAAACCGATTTAACTCCGCAGCTTACCCAATTGGATTTAAACGTATTGTATAACGTTTATAAAAAATATGCAGCCTTAAATTAAGGCTGCATATTTTATCATTCAGTTTGCAGGTTACAGTTATTTGGCAATTTCGAATACCGCACGAACCTGATAATTCAATTTTATCTTTTTAAAATCAACAGGTTCAGCAGCATCTGCCGACTCGGCCATGGGAGCAGCTTTGAATAACCGCATGTTGCTATATACTGGCTGGTTCAGAGGCTCGTTGTCTATTTCCTGAATATCAATAGCACCACCTAATTTTTCGCCAATACTGCTGAGCAGGTAAGTGGCCTTTTCGCGGGCAGCTTGCAAGGCTTTGATTTTAAGGTCTCGGCGCAGTTCGGGTAATTTAGAATAGTCATAACCATCTACCCCAGTAGACTGGATGCCTTTGTCGTCAACCTTACTTAAAATGGTATTGATAGCATTCAAATCGCGCACTTTAATGCGGTATTGCTTGCTGGCTAAAAAGTCGGGAGTTTGTTTCTTTTTAGAATCAACCCAGTTGTATGATGACAGGTTGTTTATCATAAAATCCTCTTTAGCAATACCGGCCTCGGCCACAGCCTTTTGCAACTGACGCTCAAGCGTGCTGATTTCTACCTTGTTTTTGCCGTTCATGTATTCTTTCAAAGAAATAGCTACATAGATAATATTGGGGGTTACTTCCTGCTCAGCACTACCAGTTACTTCAATTTTTCGGCGCAGGTCTGGCGTTTGCGAAAACCCGGTAAAGGCAAACATAACTAAGGCAGCTGCAATTAATAGTTTCTTCATGTTATTAGTATATAAGTATCAGTAGGTACGATGCCATGCATCCAATTGTAAC harbors:
- a CDS encoding superoxide dismutase — protein: MAFELPALPYATDALEPHIDKATMEIHHGKHHQAYVTNLNKALEGKPEANSSIEDIVKNISKYPAAVRNNGGGHYNHTLFWTLLSPNGGGEPTGELADAIKSTFGSFDELKTKMNEAGATRFGSGWAWLVVTADKKLAVTSTPNQDNPLMDLPEITVKGTPILGIDVWEHAYYLKYQNRRPDYLGAIWNVINWNHVAELYKKAK
- a CDS encoding neutral zinc metallopeptidase codes for the protein MGRRESGNAEEGSSSGGGGRVALGGGVVGIIGLVIYFFTGVNPAQLLQNGNSDSQGQEQTNTKLTTSKNDEQKFARVVLADTEDTWNKLFKDMGQSYKEPTIHFFEEGVETSGCGFAGSATGPFYCPGDQKVYLDLAFFQELEQKFGASGDFARAYVIAHEVGHHVQKLLGVSDKMDQARQQLSETEYNKLSVKLELQADFYAGVWAYYEKQRGLLDPGDIDEALNAASAIGDDRLTQGRVSPDSFTHGTSKQRMYWFKKGFDTGDVRQGNTFAAQDLD
- a CDS encoding N-acetylmuramoyl-L-alanine amidase, which codes for MNFKTTIYILAAALTFASCKTRKPVVIINNNEKVAKSQIDSLVDMLKAQEPVMLKDSAGVAIPSSFVNTVNFNLRKPNYVIIHHTAQDSTQQTLNTFTLARTQVSAHYVIGRDGKIVHMLNDYLRSWHAGVSKWGSISDMNSCSIGIELDNNGLQPFEDAQIKSLIVLLTQLKKVYNIPTTNFIGHADIAIPRKNDPSAYFPWKTLAQNGFGYWSDDVLELAPSNFDYIAALRLIGYDTRNLPGAIKAFKLHFIQTDLTPQLTQLDLNVLYNVYKKYAALN
- a CDS encoding ferredoxin--NADP reductase, which codes for MLKLRVEAIQPETSDAATFYLKEASGKKVTYLAGQFITLIFSHHNEEIRRSYSLSSSPHEDLLAITVKRVSNGEISRYLLAHAKIGDIWQAVEPAGRFTLPPNVDAIKTIVYFAAGGGITPVYAHLKYLLHQHAHCRVILFYSNQSSDNTLFSDELKAIAAQHPEQFALINMVSSEGRRLNNVMAEQLFKQYAGSDLLNAHYYLCGPFTYMRMLQLTLLYMGVNRSHMHKENFVLETVPVNTNASHFIAQPLRIRYHNEWYNLVVGENQTILQAALQNQLPLPYSCANGVCAACAVKCKSGKVAIVKSEVLTNDELQQGWILTCTGYAASNDVVLDFDI
- a CDS encoding zinc-binding dehydrogenase, whose product is MKAVVLVGADQPLAVKTVDKPTLGAGEVVVQIKAAALNRRDYWISIGKYAGIKYPTILGSDGAGVVTEVGAGVDEAWVGKEVIINPGHHWGNNPEAQSADFKIMGLPDDGTFAEYVKVGAEYLHTKPAHLTFEQAAAIPLAALTAYRALFTKGKTQAGSKVLIVGAGSGTGTFAIQFAAAAGCQVFVTSGTGEKIERARHLGAAAGVSYKAQDWADELKHMAGGFDVVIDSALGKDFAKIPALCNPGARIVFFGATAGAIPELEPRVLFSKQIQLLGTMMGSPDDFKAMLDMINTHQLVPVVDEVFALDDAQKAVDKMGKSSQFGKLVLRVS
- a CDS encoding SIMPL domain-containing protein, which gives rise to MKKLLIAAALVMFAFTGFSQTPDLRRKIEVTGSAEQEVTPNIIYVAISLKEYMNGKNKVEISTLERQLQKAVAEAGIAKEDFMINNLSSYNWVDSKKKQTPDFLASKQYRIKVRDLNAINTILSKVDDKGIQSTGVDGYDYSKLPELRRDLKIKALQAAREKATYLLSSIGEKLGGAIDIQEIDNEPLNQPVYSNMRLFKAAPMAESADAAEPVDFKKIKLNYQVRAVFEIAK